The genomic window AGAAGTTGAAATTGAAGAAAAAAAAATAAATAATGATAATAAACAAAAAAATATTTCAAAAGATCTTAAAGATGAGGTGATTAAAAATGGAATTAAAAAAATAGAGAATTTGTTAAATCAGAAAAAGAATGATATTTTAAGTGAGGAAATACCTAGCAAATATGTTAAGATTATGGAAATTATTGATTCTGAATATATAAAAGATGAAGGAGATTTAGGATGAATTTTTCAGATTTAGGTAAAATTTTTTCTGACTTAAAAAAATTAAGTGAAAATAAAGAAGAAATAAAAGAAAAATTAAAGCATACTATTATTGAAGGTTCTTCAGGTGGGGATTTTGTAATAGTGAAAGCAAATCTTCTTGGAGAAATAGTCCAAATAATTATTTCTGATGAATTATTTAATATGAATGATAAAAAAATGTTAGAAGATCTTATTTTGGCTGCTATAAATGATGTTCTTTTTAGAGCTAAAAAAGAAATGGTAAATCAATCTATAAATATTCCTGAATCTTTAAAGATGTTTTTTAATGATAATTTTAATTTATAGGGAATATTTTGAAAATAATAAATAAAAAAATTTTTTAAATAATTAAAAGTTCAAAATGA from Spirochaetota bacterium includes these protein-coding regions:
- a CDS encoding YbaB/EbfC family nucleoid-associated protein, encoding MNFSDLGKIFSDLKKLSENKEEIKEKLKHTIIEGSSGGDFVIVKANLLGEIVQIIISDELFNMNDKKMLEDLILAAINDVLFRAKKEMVNQSINIPESLKMFFNDNFNL